Genomic segment of Hymenobacter aquaticus:
GACAATCGGAGGTGCCACCTAGCGGGCCAGATTCGGCCCCGCCGTGTGTGGCCCAAGTCCAAGCGCCGGTTTGCGTGTTGAACTCAGCAACGAAAGCTTGATCGGCCACTGCCAGGTTGCCTCTGCCGGTGGGGTTCGCAGGCAGGGCAGTGGCCCCAAACTGTGCTGGTTGGCTGCTGTAGGAGCCGCCGAGCCAGGCGTGGCCCTGTCCGTCGGAGCACAGTTGCCCCACAATCTCCGAGCGGGTGCCACCACCACGCTGGGCCCAGCGCCAGGCGCCACTGGCCCCCTCAAGACGGGCCACAAACACATCGGCATAAACTGACGAACCAGCGTTGGTGAGGGTGGTGGACCCAAAGTCGGCGGCGGCGCTGGTAAAGCCGCCGGCCAAGAGTAGGTCGCCATCGGGTTCCACCACTAAGCTGAGGCCCGATTCGCCGCCGGTGCCCCCAGCGCGGTGGGCCCAGCGCCAGTTGCCTTGCGCGTCGAGGGCGGCTACAAAAGCCTCGCTGCTGGCGCTGCTATTGAACAGGCGCTGGCTGCCGAAGTCCACGCTGTAGCTGGTGAAGCCGCCGGTCACGTAGGCCTGGCCCAAGGCGTCCACGGCCACGGCAGCGGCTCCGTCGTTGCCGGCCCCGCCCACGGCCACGGCCCACAGGTAGCGGCCACTGGCGTCGAGCTTGGCCACGAAGGCGTCGGAGAGCCCGCTGCTGGTCAGCGTGGTCGTGCCCAGCGTGACCGTTTCGGTGAACGAGCCGGCCACGTACACCTGGCCCAGTACGTCCACGGCCATGCTCGTCGGGCCCCGGGCAGAGGTTTGCGAGCTGTTGACGGCGGTATTGAAGCTAGCGCAGGGCGTGGCCCAGGCAAAGGCGGGAGCCTGCGCGCGCAGGCTCGCCGGCCCTAGTGCCATCAGCAACAGGAGGAAGAGCTTCAGGCGGGCCGAGCCGCGTAGCAACGTAGGCAGGAAGAGCATAGTGGCAGCTTTAGCGTTTGCGTTCCAGAGCACCCACGCGGGCTTTCAGAG
This window contains:
- a CDS encoding T9SS type A sorting domain-containing protein produces the protein MLFLPTLLRGSARLKLFLLLLMALGPASLRAQAPAFAWATPCASFNTAVNSSQTSARGPTSMAVDVLGQVYVAGSFTETVTLGTTTLTSSGLSDAFVAKLDASGRYLWAVAVGGAGNDGAAAVAVDALGQAYVTGGFTSYSVDFGSQRLFNSSASSEAFVAALDAQGNWRWAHRAGGTGGESGLSLVVEPDGDLLLAGGFTSAAADFGSTTLTNAGSSVYADVFVARLEGASGAWRWAQRGGGTRSEIVGQLCSDGQGHAWLGGSYSSQPAQFGATALPANPTGRGNLAVADQAFVAEFNTQTGAWTWATHGGAESGPLGGTSDCRVLAFDGMGGLYLAGSFNSATSRFGAHALSNRGPVASNGTFSYYTSEAYVARLDVASRTWSWARRLGSDTYDYLYGIVAGPQGSVVVAGRFEGPALSFDGSPLTLTHATSGYALLAQLDGTTGTWQWARGTAPSEGPFIATLASNAAGELYLAGFYNAPTTLGPTVLQPVAGQYATGFVAKLSSAPLAAHPAQRGPAFAVWPNPAQGEVWLSGLPPGQTVQLHDALGRPLLRARTPGSGPLRLPLALPAGVYLLRSPGYLAQRLLVE